From a region of the Capricornis sumatraensis isolate serow.1 chromosome 22, serow.2, whole genome shotgun sequence genome:
- the LOC138069499 gene encoding SLA class II histocompatibility antigen, DQ haplotype D alpha chain-like, whose translation MVLNRALILGALALTTMMSPSRGEDIVADHFGSYGTTIYQSHGPSGQFTQEFDGDELFYVDLEKKETVWRLPMFSQFAGFDPQGALSNIATAKHNLDILTKRSNSTPVINEVPEVTVFSKSPTMLGQPNTLICHVDNIFPPVINITWLKNGHAVTEGVYETSFLPKDGHSFFKIGYLTFLPSDDDVYDCKVEHWGLDEPLLKHWEPEIPAPMSELTETVVCALGLTVGLVGIVVGTTFIIQGLRSGGASRHQGPL comes from the exons ATGGTCCTGAACAGAGCTCTGATTCTGGGGGCCCTCGCCCTGACCACCATGATGAGCCCCAGTAGAGGTGAAGACATTGTAG CTGACCACTTTGGCTCCTATGGCACAACTATCTACCAATCTCATGGTCCCTCCGGCCAGTTCACCCAGGAATTTGACGGAGATGAGCTGTTTTATGTGGACCTGGAAAAGAAAGAGACTGTCTGGCGGCTGCCTATGTTTAGCCAGTTTGCAGGTTTTGACCCTCAAGGTGCACTGAGTAACATAGCTACAGCGAAACACAACTTGGATATCCTGACTAAACGCTCCAACTCTACCCCAGTTATCAACG AGGTTCCTGAGGTGACTGTGTTTTCCAAGTCTCCCACGATGCTGGGTCAGCCCAACACCCTCATCTGTCACGTGGACAACATTTTCCCCCCTGTGATCAACATTACATGGCTGAAGAATGGGCATGCAGTCACGGAGGGTGTTTATGAGACCAGCTTCCTCCCCAAGGATGGTCATTCCTTCTTCAAGATTGGTTATCTCACCTTCCTCCCTTCTGATGATGACGTTTATGACTGCAAAGTGGAGCACTGGGGCCTGGATGAGCCGCTGCTCAAACACTGGG AGCCTGAGATTCCAGCGCCTATGTCAGAGCTGACGGAGACTGTGGTCTGTGCCCTGGGGTTGACCGTGGGCCTCGTGGGCATCGTGGTGGGCACCACCTTCATCATCCAAGGCCTGCGCTCAGGTGGGGCCTCCAGACACCAGGGTCCCTTGTGA